Proteins co-encoded in one Corynebacterium tuberculostearicum genomic window:
- a CDS encoding type 1 glutamine amidotransferase: MLNIGLVLPDVLGTYGDDGNALVLRQRARMRGLEAEIHPIRLGEPVPETLDIYTLGGGEDTAQILAADHLISDGGLTRAANAGRPVFAICAGLQVLGESFRASGRIIDGVGLLDATTAGMQDRTIGEVASDPTRAGITADLTEPLTGFENHLGATILGPSAQPLGTLTRGNGNADQAATADLSDGSAQRTYEGAVQGSVIATYMHGPALARNPQLADLLLAQAMGVALADLEPIEIPAVERLRVERFNASEPPRSQR; encoded by the coding sequence ATGCTTAATATCGGCCTAGTGCTTCCCGACGTCCTCGGTACCTACGGCGACGACGGCAACGCCCTCGTCCTGCGACAGCGCGCCCGCATGCGCGGTCTGGAGGCGGAGATTCACCCCATCCGCTTGGGCGAGCCCGTGCCCGAAACGCTGGATATCTACACCCTCGGCGGCGGCGAAGATACCGCGCAGATTCTAGCTGCGGACCACCTGATTTCCGATGGTGGCCTCACCCGCGCCGCTAACGCTGGCCGCCCCGTCTTTGCCATTTGCGCCGGCCTGCAGGTCCTCGGCGAATCCTTCCGCGCCTCTGGCCGCATTATCGACGGCGTCGGGCTGCTCGACGCCACCACGGCCGGCATGCAGGATCGCACCATCGGCGAGGTGGCCTCCGACCCCACCCGCGCCGGTATTACCGCGGACCTCACCGAGCCGCTGACCGGTTTTGAAAACCACCTAGGCGCCACCATCCTCGGCCCCTCCGCGCAGCCGCTCGGAACGCTCACCCGCGGCAATGGCAATGCCGACCAAGCCGCCACCGCCGATCTCAGCGACGGCTCCGCCCAGCGCACCTACGAAGGCGCCGTCCAGGGAAGCGTCATTGCCACCTATATGCACGGCCCGGCGCTGGCCCGTAACCCGCAGCTGGCCGATCTCCTCCTCGCCCAGGCGATGGGCGTGGCCCTCGCGGACCTCGAGCCGATTGAGATTCCGGCCGTCGAGCGCCTGCGCGTCGAACGTTTCAACGCCTCCGAGCCCCCACGCTCCCAAAGATAG
- a CDS encoding aminotransferase class I/II-fold pyridoxal phosphate-dependent enzyme, which produces MSLLTLESSELNELAAQVRKDYEDLKAQGLNLDLTRGKPAKAQLDLSNDLLALPGLGRYTDAAGNDLRNYGNQKGIKDLRDIWGELINMDPELLVAGDSSSLNIMFDLISWAYIFGTNDSERPWGKEEKLKWICPVPGYDRHFAITEQFDFELVPVPMEEDGPDVEAVEKLVQDPAVKGMWVVPMFANPTGAVISEDKARRLARMEAGAPDFRIVWDNAYAVHTLTEEFPEILPILDIAAEEGNPNRFWAMSSTSKITFAGSGIGFFGSSKDNLEWYLEHAGIRGIGPNKINQLAHHEFFGSAEGVRAVMRRHAALIKPKFDAVLRILEKRLGEYEVAQWTNPKGGYFISLDVVDGTANRVWELARDAGILLTQAGSAFPYGEDDNDRNIRLAPTLPPQEEVEAAMDGVATCVLLAAVEKLGA; this is translated from the coding sequence ATGTCGCTTCTTACTTTGGAATCGTCCGAACTAAACGAGCTCGCCGCCCAGGTCCGCAAGGATTATGAGGACCTCAAGGCACAGGGTCTAAATCTGGACCTGACTCGCGGCAAGCCAGCGAAGGCGCAGCTGGATCTCTCCAATGATCTCCTCGCCCTGCCGGGGCTGGGGCGCTACACCGACGCGGCCGGAAACGACCTGCGCAATTACGGCAACCAAAAGGGCATCAAGGACCTGCGCGATATTTGGGGCGAGCTGATCAACATGGACCCTGAGCTGCTCGTAGCCGGGGATTCCTCTTCGCTGAATATCATGTTCGACCTCATCTCCTGGGCCTATATCTTCGGCACCAACGACTCCGAGCGCCCATGGGGCAAGGAAGAAAAGCTCAAGTGGATCTGCCCAGTGCCAGGCTATGACCGCCACTTCGCTATCACGGAGCAATTCGACTTCGAGTTGGTACCGGTGCCGATGGAGGAAGACGGGCCGGATGTAGAGGCCGTCGAAAAGCTGGTGCAGGATCCGGCAGTCAAGGGCATGTGGGTAGTGCCGATGTTCGCTAACCCCACCGGCGCCGTGATTTCTGAAGACAAGGCCCGCCGCCTCGCCCGCATGGAGGCCGGCGCGCCGGATTTCCGCATCGTGTGGGATAACGCCTACGCCGTGCACACCTTAACCGAGGAATTCCCGGAAATCTTGCCGATTCTGGACATCGCCGCGGAGGAAGGCAACCCGAATCGCTTCTGGGCTATGTCTTCTACCTCGAAGATCACCTTCGCCGGTTCGGGCATAGGCTTTTTCGGCTCTTCCAAGGACAACCTCGAGTGGTACCTGGAACACGCCGGCATCCGCGGCATCGGCCCCAATAAGATTAACCAGCTGGCGCACCACGAGTTCTTCGGTTCCGCCGAGGGCGTGCGCGCGGTGATGCGTCGTCACGCAGCGCTGATTAAGCCCAAGTTCGACGCCGTGCTGCGCATTTTAGAAAAGCGTCTCGGCGAGTACGAGGTGGCGCAGTGGACCAACCCGAAGGGCGGCTACTTCATCTCCCTCGACGTTGTCGACGGCACCGCCAACCGTGTGTGGGAGCTGGCGCGCGATGCCGGCATCCTGCTCACCCAAGCTGGCTCGGCCTTCCCTTATGGCGAGGACGATAACGACCGCAATATTCGCCTCGCCCCAACCCTGCCGCCGCAGGAAGAGGTTGAGGCGGCGATGGACGGCGTCGCTACCTGTGTGCTGCTTGCCGCCGTGGAGAAGCTGGGGGCCTAA
- a CDS encoding HNH endonuclease signature motif containing protein, with product MTLLEQLGDIAKRGVDLLEEAHAASSLPLPADQARTLRRTAAAFLSPTSHSRYQSRALAAARRNQHSLETLALIVRRSRGISDPTKRWQFREKLCATVGTTAQVSRAATRLLREINPPPKLEDGGRRIMHGEKTTLSFTGPAAQMADIWAAAKTDPLAWLTGSRAAAPATVTTNVIIELPDYLKILADDGDEIRLALTNGATITGAELIRRTLAGAGLFTLIHPERGPVNLYRTRQASAKQRRMLEAEGAHCAWPACRRPAAECQAHHLIEYSRGGLTHPENMTLLCPYHNSINGLPGRGRMARIRGRIAWLPPASRHNATPSSPHSSMHSGHSGVHSKVDSGVASKAHGPPVFTGRARTGPTAAAP from the coding sequence ATGACGTTATTGGAGCAGCTGGGCGACATCGCTAAGCGCGGCGTGGACCTTCTCGAAGAGGCCCACGCCGCCTCCAGCCTGCCCCTGCCCGCGGACCAAGCACGCACCCTGCGCCGCACCGCCGCGGCCTTCCTCTCACCCACCAGCCACTCGCGCTACCAATCCCGCGCCCTGGCCGCCGCGCGCCGCAATCAGCACAGCCTGGAAACCCTCGCGCTCATCGTCCGCCGCTCGCGCGGCATTTCTGACCCCACCAAGCGCTGGCAATTTCGCGAGAAGCTATGCGCCACCGTCGGCACCACCGCGCAGGTCTCGCGCGCGGCGACTCGGCTGCTGCGCGAAATCAACCCGCCGCCCAAGCTCGAAGACGGCGGCCGCCGCATCATGCATGGCGAGAAAACCACCCTAAGTTTCACCGGCCCCGCCGCGCAGATGGCCGATATCTGGGCCGCCGCTAAAACCGACCCGCTGGCCTGGCTCACCGGTTCGCGCGCCGCCGCGCCCGCGACCGTGACCACTAATGTCATCATCGAGCTGCCGGATTACTTGAAAATCCTGGCTGACGACGGCGACGAAATCCGCCTCGCCCTCACCAACGGCGCTACCATCACCGGCGCCGAGTTGATCCGCCGCACCCTAGCCGGCGCCGGCCTCTTCACACTCATCCACCCCGAGCGCGGCCCGGTCAACCTCTACCGCACCCGGCAGGCCTCCGCGAAGCAACGTCGCATGCTCGAGGCCGAAGGCGCTCACTGCGCCTGGCCCGCTTGCCGACGCCCCGCCGCCGAATGCCAAGCCCACCACCTCATCGAATACTCCCGCGGCGGCCTGACCCACCCCGAGAACATGACGCTATTGTGCCCGTATCACAACTCCATCAATGGGCTGCCGGGCCGCGGCCGGATGGCGCGCATTCGCGGTCGAATCGCCTGGCTCCCGCCCGCCAGCCGGCACAACGCTACGCCAAGCAGCCCGCATAGCAGCATGCATAGTGGTCACAGCGGTGTACACAGCAAAGTGGATAGCGGGGTGGCCAGCAAGGCGCACGGCCCGCCGGTGTTCACTGGCCGTGCGCGAACCGGGCCCACGGCCGCCGCACCTTAG
- a CDS encoding Mur ligase family protein, with translation MSFRVPGALKKLRTTTATTAAKLATTASRATGRGAGGMIGGLIANAIDPSIMNNLAGGRPAVLVTGTNGKSTTTRMLAAAVRAEHTVATNDGGDNMDAGIISALMAGKDASHLVLEVDELHVPHVADSLNPQVLVLLNLTRDQLDRVGEINKIERALRGAVEAHPDMLVIANCDDVLMTSVAYDAKNVIWVSAGAGWLGDSVTCPRTGGHVVRTEDDWYAVKPLADGREFRRPQPTWGVDKHGIITPTAKSPLNLALPGRANRGNAAQAIAAAVAGFGVDLDKAIAAAESIDDVAGRYSTIHWKGREIRLLLAKNPAGWQEALSMVDRNADGLVIATNGQVADGIDMSWLWDVKFEGFNGLSVKAAGERGTDLAVRLVYADISHELIPDPMDALAACPEGRIEVLANYTAFRDLKKALSKEATNA, from the coding sequence ATGAGTTTTAGAGTCCCGGGTGCGTTAAAGAAGTTGCGCACCACCACCGCCACCACCGCCGCGAAGCTGGCCACCACCGCTTCCCGCGCCACCGGCCGTGGCGCCGGCGGAATGATCGGTGGCCTAATCGCCAATGCCATTGACCCTTCCATCATGAACAACCTGGCCGGTGGGCGCCCAGCCGTGCTGGTTACCGGCACCAACGGCAAGTCCACCACCACCCGCATGCTGGCCGCCGCGGTCCGCGCCGAGCACACCGTAGCCACCAACGACGGCGGCGACAACATGGATGCCGGCATCATCTCCGCGCTCATGGCCGGCAAAGACGCCTCCCACCTCGTGCTCGAAGTAGACGAACTCCACGTGCCCCACGTGGCCGATAGCCTCAACCCGCAGGTCCTGGTACTGCTTAATCTCACCCGCGACCAGCTGGACCGCGTGGGAGAAATCAACAAGATCGAGCGCGCCCTGCGCGGCGCCGTGGAGGCCCACCCGGACATGCTCGTCATCGCCAACTGCGACGATGTGCTCATGACCTCCGTGGCCTACGACGCCAAGAACGTCATTTGGGTCTCGGCCGGTGCCGGTTGGCTCGGCGATTCCGTCACCTGCCCGCGCACCGGCGGACACGTCGTGCGCACCGAGGATGACTGGTACGCCGTTAAGCCGCTTGCCGACGGCCGCGAATTCCGCCGGCCGCAGCCTACCTGGGGCGTCGATAAGCATGGCATTATCACCCCCACCGCCAAGAGCCCGCTGAACCTTGCGCTGCCCGGCCGCGCCAATCGTGGCAACGCCGCCCAGGCCATCGCCGCGGCCGTAGCCGGCTTCGGCGTGGACCTGGATAAGGCCATTGCGGCCGCCGAGAGCATCGACGATGTCGCCGGCCGCTACTCCACCATCCACTGGAAAGGCCGCGAGATTCGCCTGCTGCTGGCCAAGAACCCGGCCGGCTGGCAAGAAGCGCTGTCCATGGTGGACCGCAACGCCGATGGCCTGGTTATCGCCACCAACGGCCAGGTGGCCGATGGCATCGACATGTCCTGGCTCTGGGACGTGAAATTCGAAGGCTTCAATGGCTTAAGCGTCAAGGCCGCCGGCGAGCGCGGCACCGACTTGGCCGTGCGCTTGGTTTACGCCGATATTTCCCACGAGCTCATCCCGGACCCGATGGACGCGCTCGCCGCCTGCCCGGAGGGCCGCATCGAGGTCCTCGCCAACTACACCGCCTTCCGCGATTTGAAGAAGGCGCTTTCCAAGGAGGCCACCAATGCTTAA
- the recR gene encoding recombination mediator RecR: MFEGPLQDLIDEFSRLPGIGPKSAQRIAFHVLHMEPEDIERLQNALGAVRDGVTFCRICCNISREDVCRICINSQRDASTICVVEEPKDIQVIERTGEYEGRYHVLGGALDPLANVGPRDLNISTLLQRLGGVLPDRELADSTPEAPLYDATPTIHEVILATDPNTEGEATAAYLVRLLRDFPDLKITRLASGMPLGGDLEFVDELTLSRALSGRLTI, translated from the coding sequence ATGTTTGAAGGACCTCTGCAAGACCTCATCGACGAGTTTTCGCGCCTGCCGGGCATCGGCCCGAAATCGGCGCAGCGCATCGCGTTTCACGTTTTGCACATGGAGCCCGAGGACATCGAGCGGCTACAAAACGCGCTGGGCGCGGTGCGCGATGGCGTGACCTTCTGCCGCATCTGCTGCAATATTTCCCGCGAGGATGTCTGCCGCATCTGCATTAACTCGCAGCGCGACGCCTCTACCATCTGTGTGGTGGAGGAGCCGAAGGATATCCAGGTCATCGAGCGCACCGGCGAGTATGAGGGCCGCTACCACGTCTTGGGTGGTGCGCTGGATCCGCTCGCGAATGTGGGCCCGCGCGATTTGAATATTTCCACGCTGCTGCAGCGCCTCGGTGGCGTGCTGCCGGACCGTGAGCTGGCAGATTCCACCCCTGAAGCCCCGCTTTACGACGCCACCCCCACCATCCACGAAGTCATCCTCGCCACCGACCCGAATACGGAGGGCGAGGCCACCGCTGCGTATCTGGTGCGGTTGCTGCGCGACTTCCCTGATTTGAAGATCACCAGATTGGCCTCTGGCATGCCGCTCGGAGGCGATTTGGAGTTCGTGGACGAGCTCACCTTGTCCCGCGCGCTCTCTGGCCGCCTGACCATTTAG
- a CDS encoding YbaB/EbfC family nucleoid-associated protein: MADQDPMQQANDMNDLIAQAAQVQADLQKAQEEILATNVEGQAGNGLVKVTMTGGAELVDLQIDKSVVDPEDVDTLQDLVMGAFKEAHAAAGRLAQEKIGPLSQGMGGQGGPSFEDVFGGNQ, from the coding sequence ATGGCTGACCAAGACCCAATGCAGCAGGCAAATGACATGAACGACCTCATCGCGCAGGCCGCGCAGGTGCAGGCGGACCTGCAGAAGGCGCAGGAAGAAATCCTCGCCACCAACGTCGAGGGCCAGGCAGGCAACGGCCTAGTTAAGGTAACCATGACCGGCGGCGCCGAGCTCGTGGACCTGCAGATCGATAAGTCGGTCGTGGACCCAGAGGACGTCGACACCCTGCAGGATCTGGTCATGGGCGCGTTCAAGGAGGCCCACGCTGCGGCCGGCCGCCTAGCGCAGGAAAAGATTGGCCCGCTGTCCCAGGGCATGGGCGGCCAAGGTGGCCCGTCTTTTGAGGATGTCTTCGGCGGCAACCAGTAG
- a CDS encoding DNA polymerase III subunit gamma and tau: protein MALYRKYRPATFAEVVGQEQVTTPLSAALDAGRINHAYLFSGPRGCGKTSSARIMARSLNCEHGPTSTPCGKCDSCVSLAPGGPGNLDVTELDAASHNGVEDMRELRDRAYYAPAESRYRIFIIDEAHMISPSGANALLKVVEEPPEHVIFIFATTEPEKIIGTIRSRTHHYPFRLLTPPAMKGLLQRTVAAEDVQVEDAVYPMVIEAGGGSPRDTLSLLDQLLAGAGPDGLTYDLARPLLGVTDVSLLDDAIETLANQDKPGLFAMVDHVIEAGHDPRRFAVDLLDRLRDLMILQAVPGAIDAGLVSAPTDRASVLTAQAQRFSGPQLTYLASTVNDRISDLTGATSPRLLLEIMCAHLLIGSTGPAAAAPASAAAPAPAPAPAANAAAVSPAPAGPATPGGAPAANSAVAGAQDPQSAAAAIIARRRAKSQEQQASAPSSAPAAEPQSPQKPQNQERQPQQQPQPQPQREEPAAADKPTQRNQQGQQDQQNPAAAQQQEAGDPWQRERQIPQSAQSEAPQSTPAQANPHEPLEKPVPAGAEESVEETKPESGAEPGAEKASETAQPQAAKEPEGDFAEAVREKWVALRGSVGKRNKVAEIMLAEARVLGFRDGTLTLGHTTGALAERINAPANNAVIVEVLKEEFQRDVAVNCVVGTDPKAAGFDAPRPPQRKEAWTPNQPAREPADDQEAESKQENTPGWRSRIARATQAAKQRDESQFSNGVPLPPEPEPDVYDAPPEEPPAYTRDDEERDMMEAAQSTGEMDHRSATEVAMELLERELGARRA from the coding sequence GTGGCTTTATACCGGAAATATCGTCCAGCAACGTTCGCGGAGGTCGTGGGCCAAGAGCAGGTCACCACGCCGCTATCCGCCGCCCTTGATGCGGGGCGCATCAACCACGCCTATCTCTTTTCCGGCCCGCGCGGCTGCGGCAAGACCTCCTCGGCGCGAATTATGGCCCGCTCGCTCAACTGCGAACACGGGCCCACCTCGACGCCGTGCGGCAAGTGCGATTCCTGCGTCTCCCTCGCCCCCGGAGGCCCCGGCAACTTGGACGTGACGGAGCTCGACGCCGCCTCGCACAACGGCGTGGAAGACATGCGCGAGCTGCGTGACCGCGCCTACTACGCGCCGGCCGAATCGCGCTACCGTATCTTCATCATTGACGAGGCGCATATGATTTCGCCCTCCGGTGCGAACGCGCTGCTCAAGGTGGTGGAGGAGCCGCCTGAGCACGTCATCTTCATCTTTGCGACTACGGAGCCGGAGAAGATCATCGGCACCATTCGCTCGCGTACTCACCACTACCCCTTCCGCCTGCTCACCCCGCCGGCGATGAAGGGCCTGCTGCAGCGCACCGTTGCGGCCGAGGACGTGCAAGTTGAGGACGCCGTGTACCCCATGGTCATTGAAGCGGGCGGTGGCTCCCCGCGCGATACTTTGTCTCTGCTGGACCAGTTGCTGGCCGGCGCTGGGCCCGATGGCCTGACCTATGACCTTGCCCGGCCGCTTTTGGGTGTCACCGATGTCTCGCTGCTTGACGACGCCATCGAAACCCTCGCCAACCAAGACAAACCCGGCCTTTTCGCGATGGTGGACCACGTTATCGAGGCCGGCCACGACCCGCGCCGCTTCGCCGTCGATTTGCTTGACCGTTTGCGCGATTTGATGATCCTGCAGGCTGTGCCCGGCGCCATCGATGCTGGCCTCGTCTCCGCGCCCACCGACCGCGCCTCCGTGCTCACCGCCCAGGCGCAGCGCTTTTCCGGTCCGCAGCTGACCTACCTGGCTTCCACGGTCAACGACCGCATCAGCGACCTCACCGGTGCGACTTCACCGCGGCTACTGCTGGAAATCATGTGCGCGCATCTGCTTATCGGATCCACCGGTCCGGCTGCTGCCGCGCCTGCATCCGCAGCAGCTCCCGCTCCCGCCCCCGCCCCTGCTGCCAATGCTGCCGCGGTCTCGCCCGCGCCGGCTGGCCCTGCGACCCCGGGCGGTGCTCCCGCGGCCAACTCTGCCGTCGCCGGTGCTCAAGACCCCCAGTCCGCCGCTGCTGCCATCATCGCTCGCCGCCGCGCCAAGTCCCAGGAGCAGCAGGCTTCTGCCCCTTCCTCTGCGCCGGCCGCCGAGCCGCAAAGCCCGCAGAAACCACAGAACCAGGAGCGACAGCCGCAACAGCAACCGCAGCCGCAACCGCAGCGGGAAGAACCAGCCGCGGCTGATAAACCGACGCAGCGGAACCAGCAGGGCCAGCAGGACCAGCAGAATCCTGCAGCCGCGCAGCAGCAAGAGGCTGGGGACCCGTGGCAGCGTGAGCGGCAAATCCCGCAGTCGGCGCAGAGTGAGGCGCCGCAGTCAACGCCGGCCCAGGCGAATCCTCACGAACCGCTGGAGAAGCCCGTGCCGGCCGGTGCAGAGGAATCTGTCGAGGAAACCAAGCCGGAATCTGGGGCGGAGCCTGGTGCAGAGAAGGCGTCGGAAACGGCGCAACCGCAGGCAGCGAAGGAGCCGGAAGGCGACTTCGCGGAGGCCGTGAGGGAGAAATGGGTGGCGTTGAGAGGGAGCGTCGGAAAGCGGAATAAGGTGGCCGAAATCATGCTGGCCGAAGCCCGCGTACTTGGCTTCCGCGATGGCACCCTCACGCTGGGGCACACCACCGGCGCGCTGGCCGAGCGCATCAATGCGCCCGCCAATAATGCCGTCATCGTGGAGGTGCTCAAGGAAGAGTTCCAGCGCGATGTGGCCGTGAACTGCGTGGTCGGCACCGACCCGAAGGCCGCCGGTTTCGATGCGCCGCGGCCGCCGCAGCGCAAGGAAGCGTGGACGCCGAATCAGCCTGCGCGAGAGCCTGCCGACGACCAGGAGGCGGAGAGTAAGCAGGAAAACACGCCGGGCTGGCGCTCGCGCATCGCACGGGCGACGCAGGCCGCCAAGCAACGCGATGAATCGCAGTTTAGCAACGGCGTACCGCTGCCACCCGAACCCGAACCAGATGTGTATGACGCGCCGCCCGAGGAGCCGCCGGCCTATACCCGCGATGACGAAGAGCGCGACATGATGGAGGCCGCGCAGTCCACCGGCGAGATGGATCATCGCAGCGCTACTGAGGTAGCTATGGAGCTGCTGGAGCGCGAGCTGGGCGCGCGGCGTGCCTGA
- a CDS encoding suppressor of fused domain protein — MCCLPPWRSWGPNINADESALWLSEIIPAPLEFRYVDERRLGLALLADAQSLALTTTFNTTDTGLQRQDDGTDVRCELLTVARTGQPEVAAAINAAADTFEKAGGLLPAQPGVMLPSILDVPGVTVHHGLFIAPYLWGGQTPQFREEGRLTLILQLVMLTDSEYAFGVEEGVGKLQAAVAEQGIDLLDWSREG; from the coding sequence GTGTGCTGCTTGCCGCCGTGGAGAAGCTGGGGGCCTAACATCAACGCCGACGAGTCTGCCCTGTGGCTGAGCGAGATTATCCCGGCGCCGCTGGAGTTCCGCTACGTCGATGAGCGCCGGCTAGGCCTTGCCTTGCTTGCCGACGCCCAATCGCTCGCCCTCACCACCACCTTCAACACCACCGACACCGGCCTGCAGAGGCAGGACGACGGCACCGACGTGCGCTGCGAGCTGTTGACGGTGGCGCGCACCGGGCAGCCCGAGGTGGCCGCCGCCATCAACGCCGCCGCCGACACCTTCGAAAAGGCCGGCGGCCTGCTGCCGGCGCAGCCGGGCGTGATGCTGCCGTCCATCCTCGATGTCCCAGGCGTTACCGTGCACCATGGGCTCTTCATCGCGCCGTACCTGTGGGGCGGGCAGACCCCGCAGTTTCGCGAGGAAGGCCGCCTGACCCTCATCCTGCAGCTAGTCATGCTGACGGATTCGGAATATGCGTTTGGGGTAGAAGAGGGCGTCGGCAAGCTGCAGGCGGCGGTGGCCGAGCAGGGCATTGACCTGCTGGACTGGTCGCGCGAGGGTTAG
- a CDS encoding DNA polymerase III subunit epsilon produces the protein MNNTPGPTPQPAPAPSPATVASRHAARSAAPKPGMERRTRPRRAVRPSGEPDAAKPKPKPKPHPPARHERPAAPEAANKKPQQPQQSNAHADAAEYPYVALTLQTTGIHPTTGRIVTIDAIAFNDAGEHGQLFHAVLKPDVDAGPRHLHGLSTTDIEQAPAFGKILKSLDKLIDGRTLIVHDLPYTWGFIVAEARRAMMAAARQNRGRNKGRRRRQKVGHVPTPVRIIDTLATSYAQQVRSNDVRLGGVAKQSGLNATPEASMERAGRPEAETSREQTELLIALYRKQEGGKVRSYTPEDVRADRFGLQRSHVRVDAAEAPVQHHNPGKYEPGKELRRGMEIVVAPEIIEDPDTIIAALMREELNYSEKLTRESSLAVCNVTTDLVGKPMHAHRKGIPLMSDAAFLDALTRIEDAEPEPESTKPRPRPQRSPQNNKKGGGKNQKRRRRRGGRGGRGRGRRNSGGSAGKKND, from the coding sequence ATGAACAACACACCTGGCCCTACCCCGCAGCCCGCGCCGGCGCCTTCGCCCGCGACGGTGGCTTCGCGCCACGCGGCCAGGTCCGCAGCGCCCAAGCCGGGCATGGAACGGCGCACTAGACCGCGCCGCGCGGTGCGGCCGTCCGGCGAACCGGATGCCGCGAAGCCCAAGCCGAAACCGAAGCCGCACCCACCTGCCCGCCACGAGCGACCGGCCGCACCGGAAGCGGCTAACAAGAAGCCACAGCAGCCGCAGCAATCCAATGCACACGCAGATGCGGCCGAATATCCCTACGTGGCGCTGACCCTGCAGACCACCGGCATCCATCCCACGACGGGGCGCATCGTGACTATCGACGCCATTGCATTCAACGACGCCGGCGAACACGGTCAGCTCTTCCACGCCGTCCTCAAGCCCGATGTCGATGCCGGCCCGCGCCACCTGCACGGTCTGAGCACCACCGATATTGAGCAGGCACCCGCCTTTGGCAAAATCCTTAAATCGCTGGACAAGCTTATTGATGGCCGCACGCTCATCGTCCACGATCTCCCCTATACCTGGGGCTTTATCGTCGCAGAGGCCCGTCGCGCCATGATGGCCGCCGCCCGCCAAAATCGCGGCCGCAACAAGGGCCGCCGACGCCGCCAAAAGGTCGGGCATGTGCCCACACCAGTTCGCATTATCGATACCCTGGCCACCTCCTATGCGCAGCAGGTGCGGTCAAATGATGTGCGTTTAGGGGGCGTCGCCAAGCAGAGCGGCCTAAACGCCACGCCGGAGGCCTCGATGGAGCGCGCCGGCCGGCCCGAAGCGGAGACCTCCCGCGAGCAAACCGAGCTGCTCATCGCGCTCTACCGCAAGCAAGAAGGCGGCAAGGTGCGCAGCTATACGCCGGAGGACGTGCGCGCCGATCGCTTCGGCCTGCAACGCTCCCACGTGCGCGTCGACGCCGCCGAAGCCCCCGTCCAACACCACAACCCCGGCAAATACGAGCCGGGCAAGGAACTGCGCCGCGGCATGGAAATCGTCGTCGCCCCGGAAATCATCGAGGACCCGGACACCATCATCGCCGCGCTCATGCGCGAGGAGCTCAATTACTCCGAGAAGCTCACCCGCGAGTCCTCGCTGGCGGTCTGCAATGTCACCACGGACTTGGTGGGAAAACCCATGCACGCCCACCGCAAAGGCATCCCGCTGATGTCGGACGCCGCCTTTCTTGATGCCCTCACCCGCATAGAAGACGCCGAGCCCGAACCCGAATCCACCAAGCCCAGACCGCGGCCCCAACGCTCGCCCCAGAACAACAAAAAGGGCGGCGGCAAGAACCAGAAACGCCGCCGACGCCGCGGCGGCCGCGGTGGCCGTGGCAGAGGCCGACGAAATTCTGGCGGCTCGGCGGGGAAAAAGAACGACTAG